Proteins from one Podospora pseudocomata strain CBS 415.72m chromosome 4, whole genome shotgun sequence genomic window:
- a CDS encoding hypothetical protein (COG:O; EggNog:ENOG503NZXC) codes for MLRLALLAGIGLAKGALGVNLIASHFSGGIYTLSLTTTGTSGTISVTSQTNGCGTTPGWIELYSDTRKLYCFDESWTGRGQHAEFNVQNDGRLSLASSLQVSGNSVHGILYGGPDGRSYIATAEYSPSTITTYKLPLQGSRVQQTEKFTLARRGPHQRQDVPHPHEVHLDPTGKFILVPDLGADLIRVFRIDTNSGRLTSCASHATGAGDGPRHVKFWKSESGKEKVFSLNELGNSVSAWDVNYTNDCISLTRTHSISTYAPGKKGGANTKAAEIRTFGNFLYASNRADQTFGNSQDSIAIYTIDPTTGAIAWLEAANSYSYYPRTFAFNKNGTLVAIGGQTSSNVAIVARDTATGKLGNLVANVQVGQKGRAGEEDGLSAVVWAE; via the exons ATGCTTCGCCTCGCATTGTTGGCCGGTATTGGCCTAGCCAAGGGGGCATTGGGTGTCAATCTCATTGCCTCTCACTTCAGCGGCGGCATCTATACCCTTTCCCTGACCACCACAGGTACCAGCGGTACCATCTCGGTGACATCTCAAACCAACGGATGCGGAACTACTCCCGGATGGATTGAGTTGTACTCCGACACTCGAAAGCTTTATTGCTTTGACGAATCGTGGACGGGTCGCGGCCAACATGCCGAATTTAACGTTCAGAACGATGGACGGCTTTCCCTAGCCTCGTCTTTGCAGGTTTCAGGCAATTCCGTGCATGGGATTCTTTACGGCGGTCCCGATGGCAGGAGTTACATTGCCACGGCCGAATA TTCTCCCTCAACCATTACCACCTACAAACTTCCCCTCCAGGGCAGCCGGGTACAACAGACGGAAAAATTCACCCTTGCTCGTCGTGGGCCCCATCAAAGACAGGAtgtccctcatcctcacgAGGTTCATCTTGATCCTACCGGAAAGTTCATCCTTGTTCCTGACCTGGGTGCCGATTTGATCCGCGTGTTCCGCATTGACACCAACTCTGGCCGTCTCACTTCATGTGCTTCCCACGCAACCGGTGCCGGTGACGGACCTCGTCACGTAAAGTTCTGGAAGTCGGAGAGCGGCAAGGAAAAGGTTTTCTCCCTCAACGAGCTTGGCAATTCCGTTTCTGCCTGGGATGTCAACTACACCAACGACTGCATCTCGCTCACCAGGACTCACAGCATCTCCACCTACGCCCCCGGCAAGAAAGGTGGCGCCAACACCAAAGCGGCCGAGATTCGTACTTTTGGAAACTTTTTGTACGCTTCCAACAGAGCTGATCAGACATTTGGCAACTCTCAGGATTCTATCGCCATTTACACCATCGACCCCACCACTGGTGCCATTGCCTGGCTTGAGGCGGCCAACAGTTACTCGTACTATCCCCGTACATTTGCCTTCAACAAGAACGGCACCCTCGTCGCCATTGGTGGTCAAACCTCGAGCAACGTGGCTATTGTGGCAAGAGACACTGCAACTGGTAAGCTTGGAAACTTGGTGGCCAACGTCCAAGTAGGCCAAAAAGGCCGGGctggtgaagaggatggtttgAGTGCTGTTGTCTGGGCCGAGTAA